One Glandiceps talaboti chromosome 2, keGlaTala1.1, whole genome shotgun sequence genomic region harbors:
- the LOC144453612 gene encoding ADP-dependent glucokinase-like produces MATALHVGSMVTLVIVLVAYYYKKNVDAEFKQNLNKVTNSLLKAEQKYQVAPKTRVAVGLGGCFDVRVDSLDLLDKLGFNAPDDPKHYDMIESMTQLLKVFAYFFKHGAAGERYMSDKDSFQKVMDVAKVLPDTQQALGGNAALMANRLAIEGCDVLLGASMTNDLKEELREEVQVAGNILSKDDIHFSLEFKSGETWGKYTTPRSNRFIIHSDEANPRLDALEAFQEKLPGFQAHMLVIGGLQMMDSFPSKKKIDRIKALGDMLKSVPEKTRIHFELASFAEEKMMNYLMDNVLPYSDSLGMNEQELANLHSLMNYGNVTLVSDAYPRVATVLDQMRMIYNLLHKTPKVNGKRPLTRIHTHTLAFQAILTEKNSAWKNTMAAAAKASLTAFRYVCQSKEIDTARVRLIMDDSFSISRQAGSNRMYFKPDRPVSCWDEGSYEICVSPVLVCTEIIQTAGGGDNVSSAGLVLQI; encoded by the exons ATGGCGACCGCATTGCACGTTGGTAGCATGGTAACTCTGGTGATTGTTTTAGTTGCATACTATTACAAGAAAAATGTCGACGCAGAGTTTAAGCAGAATCTAAACAAAGTTACCAACAGTTTGTTGAAAGCAGAACAAAAATACCAGGTGGCACCTAAAACTCGAGTAGCCGTTGGGTTGGGTGGATGTTTCGATGTCCGAGTTGATTCTTTGGACCTGCTCGACAAGCTCGGATTTAATGCCCCGGATGACCCCAAACATTACGACATGATAGAGTCTATGACCCAACTATTGAAAGTATTCGCATATTTTTTCAAACATGGAGCTGCTGGCGA ACGATATATGTCTGATAAAGATTCTTTCCAGAAAGTGATGGATGTTGCTAAAGTGCTACCAGATACACAACAAGCACTTGGAGGCAATGCTGCTTTAATGGCCAACAGACTTGCTATCGAAGGCTGCGACGTTTTGCTGGGAGCGTCTATGACAAATGATCTAAAGGAGGAACTTAGAGAGGAAGTACAAG TGGCTGGTAATATTCTGTCAAAGGATGATATTCATTTCAGTTTGGAATTTAAATCCGGAGAGACTTGGGGAAAATACACAACGCCAAGATCAAACAG GTTTATTATTCATAGTGATGAAGCCAATCCAAGGCTTGATGcactagaagcttttcaagaaAAATTACCAGGATTTCAAGCACATATGCTTGTCATTGGTGGTCTACAGATGATGGATAGCTTCCCATCAA AAAAGAAGATTGATAGGATAAAGGCCTTGGGAGATATGCTGAAAAGCGTTCCTGAGAAGACAAGAATACACTTTGAGTTGGCATCCTTTGCAGAGGAAAAAATGATGAATTATCTCATGGACAATGTTTTGCCTTACTCAGATTCACTTGGTATGAATGAACAAGAATTGGCCAACCTTCACTCACTGATGAACTATGGCAATGTTACCTTGGTATCAGATGCATACCCTAGGGTAGCAACTGTGCTAGACCAAATGAGAATGATATATAATTTACTACACAAGACCCCTAAAGTCAATGGTAAAAGACCACTTACAAgaattcatacacacacacttgcatTCCAAGCTATTCTGACAGAAAAAAATTCAGCCTGGAAAAATACCATGGCTGCAGCTGCTAAAGCATCTCTGACAGCATTTAGATATGTGTGCCAGTCGAAAGAAATAGATACAGCTAGGGTAAGGCTTATTATGGATGACTCTTTTTCAATATCAAGACAAGCAGGAAGTAATAGAATGTATTTTAAACCTGATAGACCTGTATCATGTTGGGATGAAGGCAGTTATGAAATTTGTGTTTCTCCAGTACTTGTCTGCACTGAGATTATCCAAACAGCCGGAGGTGGGGATAATGTATCTTCAGCTGGGCTGGTTTtgcaaatttaa
- the LOC144450181 gene encoding ADP-dependent glucokinase-like: MATALKVGGVVSLAIVLAAYYYKKSADSELRDQLLKISNSLLKAEQKYQVAPKTRVAIGLGACLDVFVDSMELFDTFGFEPPDNPEHYDMIESSTELLKVYTYFFRHGAAGERYISDKETFKKLVEVARELPDSRLAIGGNAAVIANRLAIEGCDVLLGASMTENLKNGLRDEIQVTGDYLSEDDIHLLLEFKSGETWGKYRAPRANRFIIHNDQANPMLHSLEAFQEKLPGFQAHLLVIGGLQMMDSFPSDKRIDRIKALGDMLKSVPEKTRIHFELASFAEEKMMNYLMDNVLPYSDSLGMNEQELANLHSLMNYGNVTLVSDAYPRVATVLDQMRMIYNLLHKTPKVNGKRPLTRIHTHTLAFQAILTEKNSAWKNTMAAAAKASLTAFRHVCQSSQIDTTKARVIMDDSFSTSRQEGSKRIYFKPDRPVSCWDEGSYEICVSPVLVCTEVIQTGGGGDNVSSAGLVLQI; encoded by the exons ATGGCGACCGCGTTGAAGGTAGGAGGCGTTGTGTCTCTGGCGATTGTTTTGGCTGCATATTACTACAAGAAAAGTGCGGATTCGGAACTCAGGGACCAACTCTTGAAAATTTCTAACAGTTTGTTGAAGGCTGAGCAAAAATACCAAGTTGCCCCTAAAACGCGAGTCGCCATTGGGTTGGGTGCGTGCCTTGATGTGTTCGTCGATTCAATGGAGCTGTTCGACACTTTTGGATTTGAGCCCCCGGATAATCCTGAACATTATGACATGATCGAATCGTCAACTGAGCTGTTGAAggtgtatacatattttttcagGCATGGAGCTGCTGGCGA ACGTTACATATCAGACAAAGAGACTTTCAAAAAGTTGGTGGAAGTAGCCAGAGAATTACCAGATTCAAGGTTAGCGATTGGAGGCAATGCAGCTGTTATTGCCAACAGACTTGCTATCGAAGGCTGTGATGTTCTGTTAGGTGCTTCTATGACTGAAAATTTAAAGAATGGCCTGAGAGATGAAATACAAG TAACTGGTGATTATCTCTCAGAAGAtgatattcatttattattaGAATTTAAGTCTGGGGAGACGTGGGGAAAATATAGAGCACCACGGGCCAATAG GTTCATCATTCATAATGACCAAGCCAATCCAATGCTTCATTCACTAGAGGCTTTTCAAGAAAAATTACCAGGATTTCAAGCACATCTTCTTGTTATCGGTGGGCTACAGATGATGGATAGCTTCCCTTCAG ATAAAAGGATTGATAGGATAAAAGCCTTGGGAGATATGCTGAAAAGCGTTCCTGAGAAGACAAGAATACACTTTGAGTTGGCATCCTTTGCAGAGGAAAAAATGATGAATTATCTCATGGACAATGTTTTGCCTTACTCAGATTCACTTGGTATGAATGAACAAGAATTAGCCAACCTTCACTCACTGATGAACTATGGCAATGTTACCTTGGTATCAGATGCATACCCTAGGGTAGCAACAGTGCTAGACCAAATGAGAATGATATATAATTTACTACACAAGACCCCTAAAGTGAATGGTAAAAGACCACTTACAAgaattcatacacacacacttgcatTCCAAGCTATTCTGACAGAAAAAAATTCAGCCTGGAAAAATACCATGGCTGCAGCTGCTAAAGCATCTTTGACAGCATTTAGACATGTCTGTCAATCATCACAAATAGATACAACAAAGGCAAGGGTGATTATGGATGATTCATTCTCTACATCACGCCAAGAAGGAAGCAAACGGATCTATTTTAAACCCGATAGACCTGTATCATGTTGGGATGAAGGCAGTTATGAAATTTGTGTTTCTCCAGTACTTGTCTGTACTGAAGTTATCCAGACAGGTGGTGGGGGAGATAATGTGTCTTCAGCAGGGCTGGTTTTACAAATCTAA